From the Deltaproteobacteria bacterium genome, one window contains:
- a CDS encoding 3-oxoacyl-ACP reductase FabG translates to MIEGLQGKVVIVTGGGHGIGKAYCEGFTKSGSRVVVADIDKDAAEQVAADLGKMSEAGSLAVRVDVSDDDSTQQMVAKTVEQFGRVDVLVNNASIFATIPMNRGRIEEISIEEWDKLMSVNLKGVFLCCRAVLPQMRQQKSGKIINVASGTALSGPPGRIHYVASKAGVMGFSRTLAREVGDDNIQVNILCPGSTLSEVNPTEEILKMRESSIGQRAIKRVQVPQDLVGGVLFMASPLADFMTGQTLVVDGGQNMH, encoded by the coding sequence ATGATCGAAGGTTTGCAGGGAAAAGTGGTGATCGTCACGGGCGGCGGGCACGGCATCGGCAAGGCGTATTGTGAAGGGTTTACCAAGTCCGGTTCGCGCGTGGTGGTGGCGGACATCGACAAGGACGCGGCGGAACAGGTGGCCGCCGACCTGGGCAAGATGAGCGAGGCGGGTTCCCTGGCGGTGCGCGTGGACGTGTCCGACGACGACTCCACCCAGCAGATGGTGGCCAAGACCGTCGAGCAGTTCGGCCGCGTGGACGTGCTGGTGAACAACGCGTCGATCTTCGCCACCATTCCCATGAACCGGGGCCGCATCGAGGAGATCAGCATTGAGGAATGGGACAAGCTCATGTCCGTGAACCTCAAGGGCGTGTTCCTTTGCTGCCGCGCGGTGTTGCCGCAGATGCGCCAGCAGAAGTCCGGCAAGATCATCAACGTGGCCTCCGGCACCGCGCTCTCCGGCCCTCCGGGACGCATTCACTACGTGGCCTCCAAGGCCGGCGTCATGGGCTTCAGCCGCACGCTGGCGCGGGAGGTGGGGGACGACAACATCCAGGTCAACATCCTGTGCCCCGGATCGACCCTGTCCGAGGTGAACCCCACCGAGGAGATCCTCAAGATGCGTGAGAGCAGCATCGGACAGCGCGCTATCAAGCGCGTTCAGGTCCCCCAGGACCTGGTCGGCGGCGTGCTGTTCATGGCTTCGCCCCTGGCCGACTTCATGACCGGCCAGACCCTGGTGGTGGACGGCGGCCAGAACATGCACTGA
- a CDS encoding FAD-binding oxidoreductase, translating to MAGYAGTIGRLVDLLGRAAVLTDPAELDLHAWDALSDSRIHPAHPIVPVHPLCVCTPADTGEVQAVVRLANEVRVPLVPYGGGSGLMGAAASLTPGIVVDLRRMGAILEIDADSLTVRVQAGAVLETVDAALRALGLMLGHDPWTLPVATVGGTVSTDSLGYRGGKYGSMGSQVLGLEAVLPQGEVCRTPAVSKRSTGVDLKHLFIGGEGCFGILTEVTLRLFPVPETRSLHALRFGSFAAGFEAVRDLARAGCRPILLDYGDETEDPDGPSVLYLGFEGNADLAGAEERVALDGCRRRGARKLAGERAERFWRERHSAARRFAANRSERRKRGGDGVHQDWVHVALPAGQVLTFRREAIALAAARGVRFRESGLWTGPELFSLRLAKEGGDRARAELGDAVAALLDRVHAYGGSVEYCHGVGVKLAPFMAREHGRSLELMRSLKRCLDPNGIMNPGKLAL from the coding sequence ATGGCCGGATATGCCGGCACCATCGGCCGGCTCGTTGACCTGCTCGGCCGGGCCGCCGTCCTCACCGATCCGGCCGAGCTGGATCTGCACGCGTGGGACGCCCTGAGCGACAGCCGCATCCACCCCGCACACCCCATCGTCCCCGTTCATCCACTGTGCGTCTGCACCCCCGCGGACACCGGCGAGGTCCAGGCCGTGGTGCGGCTGGCCAACGAGGTCCGGGTCCCGCTGGTGCCCTACGGCGGCGGCTCCGGACTGATGGGCGCGGCGGCCTCCCTCACGCCGGGCATCGTCGTGGACCTGCGGCGGATGGGCGCCATCCTGGAGATCGATGCGGATTCGCTCACGGTCCGTGTCCAGGCCGGGGCCGTGTTGGAGACCGTCGACGCGGCGCTGCGGGCCTTGGGGCTCATGCTGGGCCACGATCCCTGGACCCTGCCGGTGGCCACGGTGGGGGGCACCGTCTCCACCGACAGTCTCGGCTACCGCGGCGGCAAGTACGGCTCCATGGGGAGCCAGGTGCTGGGGCTGGAGGCGGTGCTGCCCCAAGGGGAGGTGTGCCGCACTCCCGCCGTGAGCAAGCGCTCCACGGGCGTCGATCTCAAGCACCTGTTCATCGGCGGCGAAGGCTGTTTCGGAATCCTCACCGAGGTAACGCTCCGGCTCTTTCCGGTCCCCGAGACACGCTCCCTCCATGCCTTGCGGTTCGGCTCCTTCGCCGCGGGCTTCGAGGCGGTGCGCGACCTTGCCCGCGCCGGCTGCCGGCCGATCCTCCTCGACTACGGCGACGAGACCGAGGACCCGGACGGGCCCTCGGTCCTGTATCTGGGCTTCGAAGGGAACGCCGATCTGGCGGGCGCGGAAGAGCGCGTGGCGCTGGACGGCTGCAGGCGCCGCGGCGCCCGGAAACTCGCGGGCGAGCGGGCGGAGCGCTTCTGGCGCGAACGCCACTCCGCGGCCCGGCGCTTTGCCGCCAACCGGAGCGAGCGCCGTAAACGTGGCGGGGACGGGGTGCACCAGGATTGGGTCCACGTGGCCCTGCCGGCAGGGCAAGTGCTGACCTTCCGGCGGGAGGCCATCGCCCTCGCCGCGGCCCGCGGGGTGCGTTTCCGCGAGAGCGGGCTCTGGACCGGCCCCGAATTGTTCTCCCTGCGGCTCGCGAAGGAGGGCGGCGACCGGGCCCGGGCCGAACTGGGCGACGCCGTAGCGGCGCTGCTGGACCGCGTTCACGCTTACGGCGGGTCCGTGGAATACTGCCACGGCGTGGGTGTCAAGCTGGCCCCCTTCATGGCCCGCGAGCACGGCCGGAGCCTCGAGCTGATGCGCTCGCTCAAGCGCTGCCTGGACCCCAACGGCATCATGAATCCCGGCAAGCTGGCCCTGTGA
- a CDS encoding C4-type zinc ribbon domain-containing protein — MLREQLETLAVLQDIDLEVKEHKDAQTERRQEMETRERDIARLAAEVKTLKETWEDRDRVRRDKEQVIHDANRKATDKRMRMSHVKNLKELQALQREIGVIKESNAILEEELIEVMTDLEEHEGILKQKEEELTGLQDDWNQRKGPLVQEIADLEHKIDQTRDLRAATASRLNDDLVGRYELLFNRRGGTAVVVVSSAICQACYMNIPPQLWNDVLRNERVNLCPSCQRILFYNPPAPEQGGQP, encoded by the coding sequence GTGTTGCGTGAGCAGTTGGAAACACTCGCGGTTCTTCAGGACATCGATCTCGAAGTGAAGGAGCACAAGGACGCGCAGACCGAACGGCGCCAGGAAATGGAGACGCGCGAGCGCGATATCGCCCGACTGGCGGCCGAGGTGAAGACGTTGAAGGAGACGTGGGAGGACCGGGACCGCGTACGCCGCGACAAGGAGCAGGTAATCCACGACGCCAACCGGAAGGCCACCGACAAGCGCATGCGCATGAGCCATGTGAAAAACCTCAAGGAACTCCAGGCGCTCCAGCGGGAGATCGGCGTCATCAAGGAGTCCAACGCCATCCTGGAAGAGGAACTGATCGAGGTGATGACCGACCTCGAGGAACACGAGGGGATCCTCAAGCAGAAGGAAGAGGAGTTGACCGGCCTCCAGGACGACTGGAACCAGAGAAAAGGGCCCTTGGTGCAGGAAATCGCGGACCTGGAGCACAAGATCGACCAGACTCGTGACCTGCGCGCCGCCACCGCGTCACGCCTGAACGACGATCTGGTGGGTCGTTACGAGCTGCTGTTCAACCGCCGCGGCGGCACGGCGGTGGTGGTGGTGTCGTCGGCCATCTGCCAGGCCTGCTACATGAACATTCCGCCGCAGCTTTGGAACGACGTGCTGCGCAACGAGCGCGTGAACCTCTGTCCGAGTTGCCAGCGCATTCTCTTCTACAACCCGCCGGCTCCCGAACAGGGCGGCCAACCCTAG
- the mraZ gene encoding division/cell wall cluster transcriptional repressor MraZ yields the protein MFRGRYEHTVDTKGRLSIPAKYREVLLGKGDPRLIITNFVVSSKRCLDVYPLDEWTALEEAVRQRPKFDPNMVRFQTYYLGGAMECEVDTHGRILIPPTLRKYADLKRDVMLVSAGEKFRIWDKDAWDTVFTEAEEQLMEDPGSFSDLGL from the coding sequence ATGTTCCGCGGACGTTACGAGCATACGGTCGATACCAAGGGGCGGCTGAGCATTCCGGCCAAGTATCGCGAAGTCCTCCTGGGCAAGGGAGATCCTCGCCTCATTATCACAAACTTCGTGGTCAGCTCCAAACGCTGCCTCGACGTCTATCCGCTGGACGAATGGACGGCGCTGGAGGAGGCGGTGCGTCAGAGGCCCAAGTTCGATCCCAACATGGTGCGGTTTCAGACCTATTATCTCGGCGGAGCCATGGAATGCGAGGTGGACACGCACGGACGCATTCTCATTCCCCCCACGTTGCGCAAGTACGCGGACCTCAAGCGCGACGTGATGCTGGTATCGGCGGGGGAGAAGTTTCGCATCTGGGACAAGGACGCCTGGGACACGGTGTTCACGGAGGCTGAAGAGCAACTCATGGAGGATCCGGGCTCGTTCTCGGACTTGGGCCTGTGA
- a CDS encoding STAS domain-containing protein, translating to MIGLDRKAIQDIAVIDVNGDIDLREMVRIKDMIGGLIEKERHKVVLNLKAVDHINYLSIGVLLDRLKLLREMNGDLKISGMSPHLKDIFRVVGMDGVFEYYASLDEAIESFDDDWEGAATCH from the coding sequence ATGATCGGACTCGACCGAAAGGCCATTCAGGATATCGCCGTGATCGACGTCAACGGCGACATCGACCTCCGGGAGATGGTTCGGATCAAGGACATGATCGGCGGCCTGATCGAGAAGGAACGGCACAAGGTAGTGCTGAACCTCAAGGCCGTGGATCACATCAACTACCTGAGCATCGGGGTCTTGCTGGACCGCCTGAAACTGCTGCGCGAGATGAACGGCGACCTCAAGATCTCGGGCATGAGTCCGCACCTGAAGGACATCTTCCGGGTGGTGGGCATGGACGGGGTGTTCGAATACTACGCCTCGCTGGACGAGGCCATCGAAAGTTTCGATGACGACTGGGAGGGGGCGGCCACCTGTCATTGA
- the rsmH gene encoding 16S rRNA (cytosine(1402)-N(4))-methyltransferase RsmH, producing MSYAHEPVMLHEVLDILAPSPSRRYLDATVGGGGHAREILRRSSPDGELLGLDWDDDAVDAAGRALAGFGGRVVLRRAGFTEAPAVLDELGWAGVDGMLLDLGLSSHQLDVPDRGFGFANDARLDMRMDRRRSPDAHELVNTLPVSELGELIREFGEEPGARRIARAIGAERRGTTIETTRQLAGIVARALGGAGGRPRGARTPATHPATRTFQALRIAVNRELENLETFLETAYEMLRAGGRLVIISFHSMEDRLVKRAFHKWGLDCVCPPRLPGCVCGWSRKAAVVTRKPRVPGKEEVRANPRARSARLRAVERV from the coding sequence ATGAGCTACGCGCACGAGCCCGTAATGCTTCATGAGGTGCTGGATATTCTCGCGCCGTCGCCGTCGCGGCGCTACCTGGACGCCACCGTGGGAGGCGGCGGACACGCGCGCGAGATCCTGCGCCGGTCGTCTCCGGACGGCGAACTTCTGGGTCTCGACTGGGACGACGACGCCGTGGACGCGGCCGGGCGCGCCCTGGCGGGATTCGGCGGGCGCGTGGTCCTGCGCCGGGCGGGATTCACCGAGGCGCCCGCGGTGCTCGACGAGCTGGGTTGGGCGGGCGTGGACGGCATGCTGCTGGACCTGGGGCTGTCCTCGCATCAACTCGACGTTCCCGACCGGGGCTTCGGTTTCGCCAACGATGCGCGGCTCGACATGCGCATGGACCGGCGCCGGTCACCGGACGCGCACGAGCTGGTGAACACGCTGCCGGTGAGTGAGCTGGGGGAACTGATACGCGAGTTCGGCGAGGAACCGGGGGCGCGCCGGATCGCGCGCGCCATCGGCGCGGAAAGGCGCGGAACGACCATCGAGACCACCCGGCAACTGGCCGGGATCGTGGCCCGGGCCCTGGGTGGCGCGGGCGGGCGGCCCCGGGGCGCGCGCACGCCGGCGACTCACCCGGCCACCCGGACGTTCCAGGCCCTGCGCATCGCCGTGAACCGGGAGTTGGAAAACCTGGAGACGTTTCTCGAAACGGCCTACGAGATGCTGCGCGCCGGCGGGCGGCTCGTCATCATCTCGTTCCATTCAATGGAGGACCGGCTGGTCAAGCGCGCCTTCCACAAATGGGGTCTGGATTGCGTGTGCCCACCGCGCCTCCCCGGATGTGTCTGCGGCTGGAGCCGCAAGGCCGCCGTGGTGACGCGCAAACCACGCGTGCCCGGCAAGGAAGAGGTGCGGGCCAATCCCAGGGCGCGCTCGGCGCGGCTCCGGGCGGTCGAAAGGGTCTAG
- the ftsL gene encoding cell division protein FtsL: MFRAGQEPTKATGVLDRQDVAEARVAARRGDALWPIVLSCLLVALALLLVWQRLRVVQLGYVLSTAAKLERRLEQTNRELKLELGSLTAPDRVETMARKRLGLKDPEGKRVVVVP; encoded by the coding sequence ATGTTCAGAGCCGGTCAGGAACCGACCAAGGCAACGGGCGTTCTCGATCGGCAGGATGTGGCCGAAGCCCGGGTCGCGGCGCGGCGCGGCGACGCATTGTGGCCCATCGTGTTGAGTTGCCTGCTGGTGGCCTTGGCGTTGCTGCTGGTGTGGCAGCGGCTGCGCGTCGTGCAACTGGGCTACGTGCTCTCCACCGCCGCCAAGCTGGAGCGCCGGCTGGAGCAGACGAATCGCGAATTGAAGCTGGAGTTGGGGTCCCTGACGGCTCCCGACCGCGTGGAGACCATGGCGCGGAAGCGTCTCGGACTCAAGGACCCGGAGGGTAAGCGGGTCGTCGTCGTGCCATGA
- a CDS encoding penicillin-binding transpeptidase domain-containing protein — MTKENPQDLAARMRFRLRLAGGLLLVLLLAVALRAIQLQAFDGERLARMGERQHLQEWIVQPERGTIFGRDGDALAISIEAQSVYVRPRRLKVTGKVVADVARALDMKRGDVRRRMTASEPFVWLKRQVTPREAQRVRRLKIEGVGFYHEPKRYYPQGRLAGQALGVVGRDAQGLEGVERSYDRYIRGETSSWVVERDALGRRMLVAGLDELKLQPGPDVHLTLDTALQHLAEKHLEATVKRYRAKGGTVVMADPYTGAILALASYPFFDPNQYQTQERSRWRIRAVTDTYEPGSVFKAVLAAAALEDGVVGQEDLIFCEYGKYVYGGRTIHDFKEYGWLSFAKVLQLSSNIGVAKVAHKLGKERYHRYIRRFGFGEKTGIDLLGERKGTVRPHHQWYKVDLAAASFGQSIGVTPLQMVMAFSAIANGGLLMRPYLVDRVVGEDGRVLFRNKPEMLRRVVSRETARKVVDILKGVVAEGGTGSRAALAGFETAGKTGTSQKADRVKGGYSKKRVASFAGFVPADEPRFVLLTLVDEPTVQVYGGLVAAPLFQRIAGPALHALGQKPDRRLLEAPSSAGKVGVVRVSRAGTRRGKAGSGGPNLIGMSMRQAVDEARKLRLSVVLRGHGYVAAQRMDRGGRRLVLTLKE; from the coding sequence ATGACCAAGGAAAACCCACAGGATCTTGCCGCGAGAATGCGCTTCCGGTTGCGGCTGGCCGGGGGCCTGCTCCTGGTGCTGTTGCTGGCGGTGGCGCTTCGCGCCATACAGCTCCAGGCCTTCGACGGCGAGCGGCTCGCGCGCATGGGCGAGCGGCAGCACCTCCAGGAATGGATCGTCCAGCCCGAGCGCGGCACCATCTTCGGCCGCGACGGCGATGCACTGGCCATCAGCATCGAGGCCCAGTCGGTCTACGTGCGCCCACGGCGCCTGAAGGTCACCGGCAAGGTCGTGGCCGACGTGGCGCGGGCGCTGGACATGAAGCGCGGCGACGTGCGCCGCAGGATGACCGCCAGCGAGCCCTTCGTATGGCTCAAGCGCCAGGTGACGCCGCGCGAGGCGCAGCGGGTGCGCCGGCTCAAGATCGAAGGAGTCGGTTTCTACCACGAGCCCAAACGGTATTACCCGCAAGGGCGGCTCGCCGGGCAGGCCCTGGGGGTCGTGGGCAGGGACGCCCAGGGCCTCGAAGGGGTCGAGCGCAGCTACGACCGCTACATACGCGGGGAGACCAGTTCGTGGGTGGTGGAGCGCGACGCGTTGGGCCGCCGCATGCTGGTGGCGGGCCTGGACGAGTTGAAGCTCCAGCCCGGGCCTGACGTGCACCTGACGCTGGATACCGCGCTCCAGCATCTGGCGGAAAAGCACCTGGAAGCGACGGTCAAGCGCTACCGCGCCAAGGGCGGGACCGTGGTGATGGCCGACCCTTATACGGGCGCGATCCTGGCGCTGGCCAGCTACCCGTTCTTCGATCCCAACCAGTACCAGACCCAGGAACGGAGCCGCTGGCGCATCCGCGCGGTCACGGATACCTACGAGCCGGGTTCCGTCTTCAAGGCCGTGCTGGCGGCGGCCGCCCTGGAGGACGGTGTCGTGGGGCAGGAGGACCTGATCTTCTGCGAGTACGGCAAGTACGTCTACGGCGGCCGTACCATCCATGACTTCAAGGAATACGGCTGGCTGTCGTTCGCCAAGGTCCTTCAGCTCTCCAGCAATATCGGCGTCGCGAAGGTGGCGCACAAGCTCGGCAAGGAGCGCTACCACCGTTACATTCGCCGCTTCGGCTTTGGAGAGAAGACCGGCATCGACCTCCTGGGAGAACGGAAAGGGACGGTGCGCCCTCACCACCAGTGGTACAAGGTGGACCTTGCCGCGGCCTCGTTCGGGCAGTCCATCGGGGTGACCCCCCTGCAGATGGTCATGGCCTTCTCCGCCATCGCCAACGGCGGCCTGCTCATGCGTCCCTACCTCGTGGACCGGGTGGTGGGCGAGGACGGCCGCGTGCTGTTCCGGAACAAGCCGGAAATGCTGCGCCGCGTGGTTTCGCGCGAGACCGCCCGCAAGGTGGTCGACATCCTCAAGGGCGTCGTGGCCGAGGGCGGCACCGGCTCCCGTGCCGCCCTCGCGGGGTTCGAAACGGCGGGCAAGACCGGCACTTCCCAGAAGGCCGACCGCGTCAAGGGGGGCTATTCGAAGAAGCGGGTGGCCTCGTTCGCCGGGTTCGTGCCCGCCGACGAGCCCCGCTTCGTGCTCCTGACCCTGGTGGACGAACCGACGGTTCAAGTCTACGGCGGCCTGGTGGCGGCGCCGCTGTTCCAGCGCATCGCCGGCCCGGCGCTGCACGCGCTCGGACAGAAGCCCGACCGCCGCCTTCTCGAGGCGCCGTCCTCGGCCGGGAAGGTTGGCGTCGTCCGGGTGTCGCGTGCAGGGACCCGGCGCGGGAAGGCCGGTTCCGGCGGGCCGAACCTCATCGGCATGAGCATGCGCCAAGCCGTCGACGAGGCCAGGAAGCTCCGGCTCTCGGTGGTGCTCCGGGGGCACGGCTACGTCGCGGCGCAAAGGATGGACCGGGGCGGCCGCCGCCTCGTCCTGACGCTCAAGGAATGA
- a CDS encoding UDP-N-acetylmuramoyl-L-alanyl-D-glutamate--2,6-diaminopimelate ligase, with protein MLLRELLHTPDVRDERGPVDHQVQGLACDSRRVRPGSVFFALPGQRADGHDFVGDAVRRGAAAVVVERPVAVPSGTACVRVSDARRAMAHAAAVFFGRPSRSLVLVGVTGTNGKTTVTYLLEAIFGAAGRACGVIGTISRRYGGRQQPALLTTPESLEIEELLAEMAGAGVGFVAMEVSSHALDLHRAHGLDFDAAVFTNLSRDHLDYHGDMESYFRSKARLFTECLRASVKERPVAVINADDARGLELARLTRDAGLAALTYGRSSRWDVHPVRLDSDVDGLRGTLACGGQEIEFASPLMGEINLENILAAAGTAWALGAAPEAIVSGLARLERVPGRLERVPNGLGVTLVVDYAHTPDALDKVIRALRPLTRGRLITVFGCGGDRDAGKRPLMGEVAAGASDAVVVTSDNPRGEEPLAIIRGIEDGVRRGGMQRIDDGAGSAHRGYRVEPDRRAAIRLGLSLADPGDVLLVAGKGHEDYQIVGGSRVHFDDREVLREEAARSLA; from the coding sequence ATGCTGCTGCGGGAGCTGCTGCATACACCGGATGTCCGGGACGAACGGGGCCCCGTGGACCACCAGGTCCAGGGGCTCGCGTGCGATTCACGCCGGGTACGTCCGGGTTCCGTCTTCTTCGCCCTGCCGGGGCAGCGCGCCGACGGCCATGACTTCGTCGGCGACGCCGTGCGGCGGGGCGCGGCGGCGGTGGTGGTGGAGCGGCCCGTGGCGGTGCCTTCCGGGACCGCCTGCGTGAGGGTGTCCGACGCGCGCCGCGCCATGGCTCACGCGGCGGCGGTGTTCTTCGGCCGTCCGAGCCGCTCGCTCGTCCTGGTGGGCGTCACCGGGACCAACGGCAAGACAACGGTCACCTACCTGCTGGAGGCGATCTTCGGCGCGGCGGGGCGCGCCTGCGGGGTCATCGGCACCATCAGCCGGCGTTACGGCGGACGGCAGCAGCCCGCGCTCCTTACCACGCCCGAGTCCCTCGAGATCGAGGAGCTGCTGGCGGAGATGGCAGGCGCCGGCGTGGGCTTCGTCGCCATGGAGGTTTCTTCCCACGCGCTGGACCTCCATCGGGCGCACGGGCTGGATTTCGACGCGGCGGTGTTCACCAACCTGTCGCGCGACCACCTGGACTATCACGGCGACATGGAGTCGTACTTCCGCAGCAAGGCGCGGTTGTTCACGGAGTGCCTGCGCGCCAGCGTCAAGGAACGGCCGGTCGCGGTCATCAACGCGGACGACGCGCGCGGGCTCGAGCTGGCGCGGCTCACCCGGGACGCCGGGCTGGCGGCCCTCACCTACGGCCGCTCGTCCCGTTGGGACGTCCATCCGGTGCGCCTGGACAGCGACGTGGACGGCTTGCGCGGCACCTTGGCATGCGGCGGGCAAGAGATCGAGTTCGCGTCGCCGCTCATGGGCGAGATCAACCTGGAGAACATCCTGGCGGCGGCCGGGACGGCCTGGGCGTTGGGGGCGGCGCCGGAAGCCATCGTCTCCGGACTTGCCCGGCTGGAGCGCGTGCCGGGGCGGCTGGAGCGCGTGCCCAACGGCTTGGGGGTCACCCTGGTGGTGGACTACGCGCACACGCCGGACGCCTTGGACAAGGTCATCCGTGCCTTGCGGCCGTTGACCCGGGGACGGCTGATCACGGTGTTCGGCTGCGGCGGCGACCGGGATGCCGGCAAGCGTCCGCTCATGGGGGAGGTCGCCGCCGGCGCGAGCGACGCCGTGGTGGTTACCTCGGACAACCCTCGCGGCGAGGAGCCCCTGGCGATCATCCGCGGCATCGAGGACGGCGTGCGCCGCGGCGGCATGCAACGCATCGACGACGGCGCCGGGAGCGCGCACCGCGGTTACCGCGTGGAGCCCGACCGGCGCGCCGCGATTCGCCTGGGCCTGTCGCTGGCGGATCCCGGCGACGTGCTGCTGGTGGCGGGCAAGGGGCACGAGGACTACCAGATCGTCGGCGGGAGCAGGGTCCATTTCGACGACCGGGAAGTGCTGCGGGAGGAAGCCGCCAGATCACTGGCTTGA